The Gemmatimonadota bacterium genome segment TTGGGCGCTCGGCTTGGTCTCGAACGCGCTCTCGGCCCGCGAATTCGCGACGGCGCTTCGCGTCCAGGAACGCGTCGGGCGCGACGTCGGGCGCTTCTTCGTCGACTACGACGCGCTACTCACGCCGACCCTGGCGACGCCGCCTCCGGAGATCGGGGAGTTGGCACCGTCATCCGCGGAGCAGACGCAGTTGAAGATCCTGGGTAGGGTAGGGTCGGGTCAGTTGATCAAGACGCTCGGACTCTTAGACGAGATGGCCAACGAGGCCTTCGAGTTCACACCCTGGACGCCCATCTACAACATCACTGGGCAGCCCGCGATGTCTGTTCCGCTCTACAGCACCGAAGCCGGGCTCCCCATCGGCGTGCACTTCGCCGCCCGTTTCGGGGACGAGGCCTCGCTGCTCAGGCTGGCCGGCCAACTCGAGCGGGCGCGGCCCTGGTTCGACCGTCTGCCCGAGTTGGCCACCAGCATCACCCCCCCGGGTCGCCGGGGAATCGGCGCTGCAGGCTCGGTATCAGGCGGAGGAAGTCCAGAATCGATCGAGCTATCTCGTCAGTCGTACCGGGCGACATGATATCTCCCGCGATCACGTGCCGCGCCGGGTCCTCGGACCCCGAGATCTCTACGAGCTGCTTGTGCGAGCTCCCAAACCGCCCGAACGCCAGTCGGGTCTCTTCCGAATCGACCACCGCGTCCTCCCGGGAGTAAGCGACGAGGATCGGCACCGTCACGCCGTCGAGCGGCATCGTGCGGACGTGCTCGACCAGCGCCATCATCGGGAGCAAAGCCGACGTCGGGTAGCATACGGTCCAGTGCAGCTCCTGCTCCGCGTTCTCCGGTTCGAAGCACCGCTCTGCACCGATGATCAGACGGGCGATCTGGCCACCCCACGGCCAGAGCAGTATGCGCGACCACTTGTCCCGCGGATGGAAGTTCGGAGAGATGACGGCAAGCGCCGCGACGCGCCCGGCGGCTTCCGGGCGGGCCGCTGCCCAGACAGCGAGCGTGCCCCCGGTCGAGGTGCCGACGAGCACCACGCGCTCCCCGAGCGCGGCGCCCACCGCGACCGCCTCGGCAGCATCGTCCATCCACGCTTCCACTGTCGCTTCGGCCATCGCGGCCCCGTCCCGACCGTGCCCGCTCAGCCTCGTGTAGAAAACGTTCGCGCCCAAAGGCTGCGCGATTCGACTCAATAACGGATCTACCTCGTGGCGGTCCGCCGAGTAGCCGTGGAAATAGACCAGCGCTATGGGGGTCCTGGTGCGCGTCTCAGCATCCGCCCACACCACCGCTTTCGCCTCCCCCGGGCGTAGATTGGACACGCTCGACTCGCGTCGGGAGAGGTACGCATCGACGTCCGAGCCGATCTCCGGCTCGTTCCACCGCTCCTCGAAGCGGGTCCGTGGACCGACAAGAACAACGAGCGCGGCCGCCGTAAA includes the following:
- a CDS encoding alpha/beta fold hydrolase, with the translated sequence MKKRRWRVMAAVFTAAALVVLVGPRTRFEERWNEPEIGSDVDAYLSRRESSVSNLRPGEAKAVVWADAETRTRTPIALVYFHGYSADRHEVDPLLSRIAQPLGANVFYTRLSGHGRDGAAMAEATVEAWMDDAAEAVAVGAALGERVVLVGTSTGGTLAVWAAARPEAAGRVAALAVISPNFHPRDKWSRILLWPWGGQIARLIIGAERCFEPENAEQELHWTVCYPTSALLPMMALVEHVRTMPLDGVTVPILVAYSREDAVVDSEETRLAFGRFGSSHKQLVEISGSEDPARHVIAGDIMSPGTTDEIARSILDFLRLIPSLQRRFPGDPGG